Proteins from a single region of Phycisphaeraceae bacterium D3-23:
- a CDS encoding sigma-70 family RNA polymerase sigma factor produces the protein MTHDLSILDALVLHVLGQGTRTRSQPRLTPPTPAACEDREAISLAQGGRADARAALVRELQDVWYRYALSMLRSPDQARDATQETALRFLKGLNQFRGDSKLKTWSLGIATNVCRERRRQRPTLALSETHAENTDQAPGPRQKAELKEQRDRLLAVLGDLPDRQREAVALRYFEQLSVRDTAAAMGCAEGTVKATLSQAIRSLRRRMEADNG, from the coding sequence ATGACACACGACCTCTCTATTCTCGACGCCCTCGTCCTCCACGTACTGGGGCAAGGCACGCGCACGCGGTCTCAGCCTCGCCTGACGCCCCCCACCCCTGCCGCCTGTGAAGATCGGGAGGCGATCTCGCTGGCCCAAGGCGGACGGGCCGACGCCCGCGCGGCGCTGGTCCGCGAGTTGCAAGACGTTTGGTACCGCTACGCCTTGTCGATGCTGCGCAGCCCAGACCAGGCCAGGGACGCGACGCAGGAGACCGCGTTGCGTTTCCTCAAAGGCCTCAACCAGTTCCGCGGCGACAGCAAGCTCAAGACCTGGTCGCTCGGCATCGCCACGAACGTCTGCCGTGAACGCCGACGCCAGCGCCCGACCCTCGCGCTCTCCGAGACGCATGCCGAGAACACAGACCAAGCGCCCGGCCCGCGCCAGAAGGCCGAACTCAAAGAACAGCGCGACCGTCTGCTCGCGGTGCTGGGCGACCTGCCCGACCGCCAGCGCGAAGCCGTCGCATTGCGTTACTTCGAGCAGCTTTCGGTGCGAGACACCGCCGCCGCGATGGGCTGTGCCGAGGGCACCGTCAAGGCCACGCTCAGCCAGGCGATCCGGTCGCTGCGACGACGCATGGAGGCGGACAATGGCTAA